TTAACTGCATAAATATCGAAAAAGAATAAAGAAGTGCACAGCCTAATAGCTTGTTGTATATACAATCATCGAATTGGAACCCATCGAGACGAATCGATTCACTGTTAATTTTTGGTCGAGTTTTCATTTGCTGTCGAATCTATCTAAATGAAACCCATTTCGTTCTCCTGTGCTCGAGTTGCCAACTTTGATGCCACCTTCCTTCGGCCACAGGAAGGGAAGGTTGGCCCAACATGCGGCGCTCGAAGCAAACGAAGGCCTGTAAGGCCCCGTTCGATCCGCCGGCGAGAACTTTTGATGCCTCCTGCGCCTCCGTCTCACCTGCTTGCCTCCAGCTGATGGCGCTGACGAACCCGCCCTCCGCTTCCCTCCCGTGCTCCTCGAAGCCCCGCACCCAAATTGGCTCTCCTCCAACCGGAGGTCGTACACGAGCCCCCCCCCCCGTGCGCCACACCGACATTCCCACGAAGCGCAGCGCGTTCGCGTGCCCGCTGTACGCGCGCACTTCCTCGACccctccaccgcctcctccccCCACCCAGTCCCACAGCCGGTGGCTGCCGTCCGTCCCCGACGACACCACCGCCCGCCCCGGCCCCCCGGCAAACCTTACGTAGGTCACCGCGCGGCCGTGCACAGCGAGCACCGCCACCGGTCCCGCCGAAACCGCCCGCACGTCGTACACGTATGCGTGCCGGTCGTCGCTTCCCACCCCGACCCACGGACCGCCGCCCGGATCGAACTCCACGCCGCACACCGCCGCTCCCGGCCGCGCCACCCCCACACACCCCTTGCCGCCGCGGCGGGTGTCCCACTGCTGAGCGGTGGCGTCACCCCGACGAGCCGAGCTCCCGTCGGGCGAGTAATCCACGCTCCGGACGTGGCGGCCGGCATGCTCGTCGCGCTCGAACACCTCGACGCGCCGCTCCTCGTCGGACTCGGTCACCACACCATCGTAGTCGCCTGAGCCGAGGACGCGACAGCCGGAGGCCGGGAGCCACTGCAGGCTGCCGAGCTTGGCCGGAGTGCAGATGTAGAAGTCACAAGCAGTGGAGTGGCCGTAAAAGGCCGCTGCGCCGCCCGCATGTCCTTCCGGCGGCAGCAAAGTGCGGAGGCTGTAAATTCTTATCTTCCTCGCGATGCCGCCAAGTTGATAGCGCCGACGCCGACGATGTCGGGGACTTGTCCTGACGAGACCACGAAGCATAGGCggtgatgagggtaataaatgACGACAAGAttcgggctgacgtcagctgaCCCAGACGAAGCTCACGCCTTGATCAACCCGGCAGAGCTTGGTCAAACGAATtggaacgtcgaccgaggcacattaaacatcctgcATAGGCTCAATCCCTTATGCCACGCCAACaacgatgtcagacgccatcggACATACGATCCTGCCCCCTGCGGGCGGGCACATCAGGTACCACtaaacttccctataaataccctcgcgttcTAAACGCCGAGGGGgagaaaaaaggagagaaaaaagACACACAGGAAAACACCGCATCACTCCACAtcattgacttgatcgtcggaggggttgggccgagcaccccgacccgacctttgtgcaggtgcaaagTCGAAGGTCCCCActggacgcgcaggcgaggaattcctgcccggaggaatcgacaaccccgtcccgatcggaccaccgcagccGACCGCCACAGTAGTCTTGAGGAACGTCCCAGGgtgatccccgtcatccggacccgaaccgagccgcgtcagccccgaggccacggcttaaagttgtttacaccaatagATTGGCGTTAGAAGGAGGGTCGGAATGTCGAGGGATCACCCGATTGGCCCGGACGAACCTGCGGCTGAGGGGTCACATCCGATTGGAGCTtcaggggaacatcccccgcacggaaatcttcgtgacgaacaccccgccacgacctcagagtgctattggcggatattcaacgacccgggctggtCGCCACCCGAGGGAGCCCCAGTTGACCCGTCGCccgtgtcatccgaggcctttcaggacctcgctcatcaagtctgaGCTCTGACGGGTATGGTGCAAACTATTATCCCACTCGTTTCTCGTCTAACGCACCCACTTGTGATCCAATCACTGTGGCAACTGGAGGCACCCGTTCAAGCCCGCACACCACCTCGGGAGCTTcccgcttcgcctcgggtcccATTGGCCCCACTCGAGGATCGAGTGACGACGAACCCGAGGGGCCACCCGAAACCCGATGCACTATCTTCGGATCCTACCGACTCTCTTCGAGTCCAGTTGCGCTTCTTCAGCCAACGACTGGACGAGGTGCAAAACAAGGTTCGCAGGTTgaggggagagctcggggaggacgcacaccatGGATCTCCGTTCACACCCGAGATACAGGATCAAAcagtccccccgaacttccggctcccctccctggacgcttacgatggctccaccgacccagcggaccatgtagtTGCTTTTCGCACCCAGATAGCGCTATACAGAACCTCTGATGCtctgatgtgcagagcgtttcccaccactctgagagggccgACCCACGCGTGGTATGGTGGCTTGAAGACTGGAACGATCGCTTCCTTCAACCAGCTCGTCAagaacttcgagctccacttcgtggcctatgcgcggccgaagccttccgcggcacttctcctcggactcaaccagagggaggacgagcccctctcccattttgtgaatcgctttatAACACAAATCCGGGGGTTGCCGGACGCTCATCCCTCTTTGTTAGTGCATGCGTTTATGATAGACCTACGACCTTCCAGTTTCCTCTGGTCCCTcacggagcgaccccccaccacactaccagatatgctccagcgggctaaccagtacatcgcggcGGAGGCCTGGGTGACCgcgatgtcacggccttagctagaattgcctaaggcgtgtggcacccttgcggccaaagacgcgaacttagcttgcgttgcctaagtcgcaagtCACCCTTGTggtaaagatgcgaacttagcttgcgttgcctaagtcgcgcttcgcccttgcaatATTGCTCcataaggatcagcccacttgtaatctCTCGCAggccccgaaggacctataaaagagaaagttggttagttcgaaagaacgagcaacggacaagtcccgaagtcttgcaaaaaggggaagctttacaagcaattcagcgagcaccttgcgtgcacaagagaaaagagggagagggagaaaacaaggctttagaaggatgaacgaacagctgcaagcccacaaacaaccgctcacctggtcccgggcgcgaaaacaagttcccgtaaaggccacgtgcgaacttgcgaaagagagttcaacgcccgatatataaccgaagccccatccagccctgtgccacccggggggttcaaagggcctgagatggctgacgttttggtgagtggaggcagattgcagaaatcagcccgcggcacgcgaaaacggagctgttttggggttgttttgctcggttcggtgagcggtcgctttgtaacgctccagcttgttcgaacttacatttttacaagcaaaatgacccaaaactaagagaaaacatgttgtcaagcagttgtacatgtaggtgtgagcgacgaatggttcgttcaacgaagttgttgcaggtgcgcgacgaccgtttgtGACAGCAAAGAGGAGCGACTTTTGGCAGCGGGCTCCATAGAAGAagtcaagcacccgcggtggctatcCGATATAGTCCTCATAAAAAGGAATCTAGGCCCTAcctcagtctcttccgagcgaaggcTCAGTATATACTTGACTGCCTCCCGGCTCGCGGTTAGCCCCGGCCTAACCCCTTCTGTATTTACATGGCTCGACCGTAGACTACCCGagtccacacctgcgcggccagcccgcctgcgtcgtgctcctcgattgcatgtcgcccgagaccacacctacgcggcttgcccgcctgcgtcgtgctcctcggatccatgctgcccgagaccacacctacgcggcctgcccgcctgagtcgtgctctttggctccatgcctcccgagaccgcgacctctacgcggcctgcccgcctgagttgtgctcctcagctccatgcctcccgagaccacgaccTTTGTGTGGCctacccgcctgcatcgtgctcctcggtcgtatgttgcccgagaccacacctgcgcggcctgcccgcctgagtcgtgctcctcggctccatgttgcccgagaccacacctgagcGGCcaacccgcttgcgtcgtgctcctcggccaaatgtcgcccgagaccacacctgcgcggcctgcccgcctgcatcgtgctcctcggatccatgctgcccgagaccacacctgcgcggccagcccgcctgcgtcgtgctcctcgatcgcatgtttcccgagaccacacctgcgcggtcagcccgcctgtgtcgtgctcctcggctccatgctccccgagaccacgcttgcgcggccaacccgcctgcgtcgagcTCCTCGGCtttatgctccccgagaccacgcccgcgcggctagcccgcatacgtcgtgctcctcggcttcatgctccccgagaccacacctgcgcggcctgcccccctgcgtcgtgctcctcggccgtatgttgcccgagaccacacctgcgcggccagcccgcttgcgtcgtgctcctcggctctatgctcccCGAGATCACGCCtgtgtggcctgcccgcctgcgtcgtgctcctcggttgcatgttgcccgagatcgCGAcctctacgcggccagcccgcctgcgttgtgctcctcggctccatgcctcccgagaccgcgacctatgcgcggccagctcgcctgcgtcgtgctccttggctccatgcttcccgagaccacgacccctgcgcggccagcccacctgcgtcgtgctcctcggtcgcatgtcacccgagaccacacctgcgcggcctgcccgcctgagtcgtgctcctcggctccatgcctccCGAGACCGCGACCTTTGCGCGGCCAAcctgcttgcgtcgtgctcctcggatccatgctgcccgagaccacacctgcatggCCTGCCcgtttgagtcgtgctcctcggctccatgcctcccgagaccgcaacctctgcgcggcctgcccgcctgagtcgtgcttctTGGCtccatgtcgcccgagaccacacctgcgcggtcagcccgcctgtgtcatgctcctcggccgcatgtcgcccgagaccacacctgtgcggcctgcccgcctgcgttgtgctcctcggatccatgctgcccgagaccacacctgcgcggccagcccgcctgcgtcgtgctcctcggtcgcatgttgcccgagaccacacttgcgcaaccaacccgcctgcgtcgtgctcctcggatccatgctgcccgagaccacacctgcgcggcctgcttgcctgagtcgtgctcctcggctccatgcctcccgagaccgcgacctctgcgtggcttgcccgcctacgtcgtgctcttcGGCCGTATGTTGCTCGAGACCACACTTTcgtggcttgcccgcctgagttgtgctcctcagctccatgcctcccgagaccgcaacctctgcgcggcctgcccgcctgagtcatgctcctcggctccatgtcgctcgagaccacacctgcgcggccagcccgcttgcgttgtATTCCTCGGtcgcatgtcgcccgagaccacacttgagcggcctgcccgcctacgtcgtgctcctcggatccatgctgcccgagaccacacctgtgcggtctgcccgcctgcgtcatgctcctcggatccatgctgcccgagaccatacctgcgcggcctgctcgcttgAGTCCAGCTCCTCGGGCgtagcccgcctgtgtcgtgctcctcggaccCATGCTTCCGGCGACCACATCTTTTGTTCGACCCGACCAactaagtcgtgctcctcggtcgcacacTATCCATAGCCACCGCTGTACATCCAACCCTCATCAATTGTCAAGCTCCACGATTCCCGCACCCTTGGCAACGAACCGGCCTCTGCCCGACAAACACGGTTCCTTAAAaccaaagccatgcctcggacccgccttacggcaaccgacgcatagcttcctttgggggggaatatgatgagggtaataaatggcgacaagactcgggCTAACGTCAGCTGACCCAGACGAAGCTCACGCCTCGATCAACCAGATAGAGCCTGGTCAAACGAAttggaacgccgaccgaggcacattaaatatcctgctcaggctcgatccctcacgccacgccaacagcgATGTCAAACGCCATCAGAGGTATGATCCTGCcccctgcgggcaggcacatcaggtaccaCTAAACttctctataaataccctcgcgttcTAAACGCCGAGGGGGAGaaaaaaatgagagaaaaaagaCACAGGAAAACACCGCACCACTCCACAtcattgacttgatcgtcggaggggtcgggccgagcaccccgactcgacctttgtgcaggtgcaaagTCGAAGGTCCCCACTGGACGTGCAGGCTaggagttcttgcccggaggaaacggcgaccccgtcccgatcggaccaccgcagccAGCCGCCACAACAGTCTTGAGgaacgtcccagggagatccctGTCATCCAGACCCGAACCGAGCCTCGTCGGCCCCGAGACcatggcttaaagttgtttacaccaactggCGGAAGTCCCATTCGGAGCATGCTTTCTCTTCTtccactcttccttcttcttcttcttccgtgtAAATGTCGGAGGATGTCGAGGTAGTGTTGTTCATTGTCCACACGTATAGCGATTGGCTCTGCAACAGTGTTGAGTAAAGATTGCGTGATCACTTCAAGGAGTTGGAAGTTGGATTCCACTGGTTCCTTCGTATTTGCACCCATTTGTTATTATTCTTATCCGAAGATGCTGAGAATGACAGGGTAGAGAGTCTGTGATATCAAGAAGCTTTAAGAGCCAAGGAAATATTAAATTAGCACGGGAACACAAATGCGAGCTGAAACAGAGAACGTTAACGGAGGAGGGATTGATTTCTCATGCCATGGTACATAAATAGTACATTGATCACCTTTCCTTCATCTGAACTACCCATGCCGATGGTCTAGAATAGTCAAACCAATGTCAATTGTGGCTATGAGGTTAACAGGTCCAAAAGATGGCAAATGTAGGGGGGGCGTTCAACCAAATGTGACTGGTGGACTTAAAATGCACAGACCCCTCGCCACCAAAGAGAGCATCACCATTTTATGGCGTTGGAGCATCACCATGATAGCTCGAATGCTATCATCTATAGATACTGGATAGCATTACAGAAAGCGAATGGgattgtagagagagagagagagagtcaatgtTCCACCGGTGGCGATGAACGAGAAGGAAAGGAGGAGAAGGCGAGTGGAGGAGGAACAAGGAGACGTTGGCTAATATGCCTTGTGCCTCGTGGTGGCAACTGCTGGAACGTGTGTGGACGCAGGTCCCTTGCTGATCTTGTCGACGCCCATTTCTGATTCTGGGACCTCATGCCAAGGGATTGAATGGACACAGGTGGGTCCTGTATCAACTCCAGTATTTTGTACCTCCAACAAATCAAcactaccaccaccaccagcaaACTACATGTTgtatcacaaatttcatataTTTCAATATATTAAAGCTACctaagtttttattttattttgtatatCTTCCCCAAATACCAAATACTTTGAGCAGCAGCAAGGAAAAAACCTTTTCTTGATTCTGCAACCCACTTAATATGAAAAAAATAGGAGTTGCTGGTAACTTATTAGGACCATACAATTTTGAAGTACTAACTAAGATAACCGAGTATCCAACAAGATCGAATGCTTCAAATTAGTAGCTAAGCAAGTTCCTACCATTGAATTTCCTTGGAGGTCATCAAGATTAGCTTCATCAGTTTCATGATGTAACCATGTTGAACTGGAACCTCGACAACTGTTGTGGAATTGTTGATATAACGGGGCCATATCTCTGCATCCATTTCAAAGGACAAGTATGTTTTCTATGTTAGAGAAGAACAATATATGCCTAAtagaaaacaaacaaacaagacTTTTTAACATTACAAAAGTGAACTAGGGTAAGAAACTAGAAGATTACGGTTACAGATACGGTAAAAGGCAGCATATGATCGATATCACAATATCAGGTAGGTTTGGAAAAATGTAAAGAATATTATCCTCCAGATCCATAAGCTAAAACCTGAAGGACCTCTCATCATCTGCTTATATTGGTAACTTTATTTTATGTATAAAAGGCAATAGATAGCAGCTTAAAAAAGAGTCATAATGCACAATTCTTGCAATTGTTGTAGTGAAGCAGATCTTCTAACAGTTGAGGTGTATGCTGGTACCTGAACATTGTCATATAGTTCAAATAATGGAACCGCAAGCAACTTCAAGTTTTTGGGAACAGCAAAATATTCTCTTTCTGACAGGTGCACAAGGAAAAGTTTCTTACATTCCTGGAAATAGACAATTTTGGGTTTAGAATCAGAAAATAGACCCCACTAATTTTGAATTCATTAGTCAATTTATGAAGCTATAAGTGCAACATACCTTGGGCTTAGTTATATGAGGAGGGCAGTATGGGTACATTACTGTTTCAAAGTTCGGCCTCCACCAGGTAGCAACACATTCACCGATCTGCAAGTTAAAGCAAACATGTAACCAATGTCACCATAATAGGTGCCACTTGAGCTCGGCACATAGTCAATATATGCACCACAATTGGTAAAAGAAATAACAAACAGTACTATGGCAAACAAGTAATGATATAAAACCCTCATTCAGCGATGCCATTAGAAGAGGAAAAAAGTGCATATGAGTCAAAATCTCCAACACCACAAAAGTGGAAATGAATGCCGTGATTCATGCTTGAGGAAATAAGAAACAAGCTGGAGAAGTATTAGTTGTTTGACACATCTGATAGTTCAGAATGTGGACCAGATCAGGCAAAGTTGCTGAGACAAGAATGGTATAGAAGGCTACATTGTGGCCAACACAATGTTACTGTTAGTGCAACATTTTTCTCAGCATGAGATGAATGCTTCTGTGCACATGAATTAACCAGAAACAAGACTGTTTTACAAATTATAATCAATGCACATGGTGTGTGTGTTCCTTCTTATAGAGTTCTTTCGTCGATAACTAGAAAGTGAATTTAGTGTAGgccaagaaaattttgatttggcgAAGTACCTGCCAATTCGGCAGAAAGGAAGGTGAATTTGCAGCAAGTTTGCTACAAAGCTTTCGTTTCAGACCCTCTATTTCTGACAAATCAAATCACATGAACACAGGGTCAGACAAGTGAAAACTTCCCATGAAAGATATATCAAAGCTAGAACATGTCAGGAAATAGGATTTTGCATTACTGACAACCTACCATTCTCCCCAGGCTTTAGACGTCCACCAGGAAGCTTACAGAAAGTATTGCCTATTTGCAGTAACAGTATGTGCGGATGATTGTGCTCCTGGACCTAcaagaacaaataaataaataaagttttAACTTTAGTGATGGGAAAACTCAAATTCGATACAAACTTTTAATTTCCACATTGATATTTTATGATGAAAACAAGATATCCCAGGAAAATTATGACCATCACATGTTCGGGTGAATAACAAGACATGATATGCTATCGATAACTTGCGCAATGCACAACAGCACAGAACAATAATCATGTTACGTAGAAGGAATCATCACAATATTTGAAAACATTTGGCTAGCAGTTGGGACATTACTGCTTTGTTGTATTTTGTTAGCAGCTAGCTCCCACTAAATTTGGTTACCTGATCAAagatatttaaagaaaaaaaatgtctAAGGCAGCTAAGAAAGCTTGAGGCAAAACATGTCGAAAATTAGCTCACTGAGATAAACATTAATAATTATCCTAGATGTTTAGGGACCTTCAATGAACAAAGTTCAAATTTGCAACAGAGGTTAGCCAaactcaaataacaaaagaaacCTGATTGATGATTCCATATGGATAAGCTACCAAACAACAGACAACTCCCCAAGAGAGTATTATGTAGAGCATTAGACTTGAATGAAGTTTCCCAAACAACAGATAGACAAATGAATGACAAGGATCGAAGTTAAATTAATAGGTTATTTCAATTGCATTTAAAAGAAAGAACGAAATACAAAGACAGTATATACAAAACATATTCTTGAGGTACACCCAAGCTTAAAAATCATTCATTGAATTGTGAAAGCAAAAAGGATGAAAAGGTTTTCTTGGTGCATACAATTATTAGTCATGATTAAGGGTAGAAATCAAGAACATGAAGCAACACAGAAATAGGAAAAAGAAGtgcaaagaggaagagaaaagagTAGTGATGAGTGAACCAAATTTCCTTTTTTTGCAGCTAATATGCATTCCACTTCAACAAATTTGCTCAGTCAAGTTGATTTTCCCAAAGCTCATGTATAATATGCGACAAATAATTCATCCCAGAACCAGCCAAAATAATGCTCATATAATTGATTTAATTCTAAACCAatctaacaaaaaaaatcaagcagTCCATGGTTTCACTATGAAGAAAAACAATTTCCAAAACATTTCCCGAAAGAAACTAGGgatgaaaaaaatcaaataagaatATTGCAACACAGCCAAGTGTGAAGAGGCTAAAACGTGGATCTTTATTATATTTCCAAAACCTATCCTGTCCGAGATCCTTACAATTGTGATTCTTTCATTCTAAATTCATGGTATTAAATTAATCATTGTCCATATTTGCAATATGCATTCTGGCATACCTCTCGAGTACAACTCAGTGTCTAGAACAAAGATTAAATGTATTTTCAAATCAAGGACAAAATATTGATGTTACAAACTCACGATTACTGTTGTGAGCACTTCCACATTATAACCAAATCAAGAGTGCACTTTTGTAGGAATTGAGAATAACCAACAAATTCACCACAACGTACATAACCATAAAATTTTGAATAGATTAGCTTGCTGTCAAAGAAAAATGTGAACACCATATTCCATTATTTATCTTCCACAATGTTGAGAAAACCAAAACGCAACTAAAAGCTGATAAGATACTGGTATATTGTGTAGATCTTTACCAGTAAAATTCCTTCAACACTTGTCCGCATACCTTCTTTCATATAGCTGaatcaaaagaaaagaagaagtcaaACAATAGAAGAATTCAAAAGTTCCAGTACGTCACATTAGGGATGTGCCATAAGAGATGAGAAATACCAAAGGGCTTTCTCCAATATAAGTTCCAAAATTTCTGACAAGAAAACAACAGTGGTTTTCATTCTACTATCAGTTACTATCAATTCACAAATTTCTATTTATGGATAGTCCCAGTGCCAAATTATGGGCAATTGCGGCACTTGGTTTTGTATGAAAACAGAAGTTGCTGTTTGACAATAACCATAAAAGTTTTAGAAATGTACAACTTCAAAGACTGCTAAATTATGAAAATTTCCTTAATTGCAGTTGACAATTCAACCAACATTTGGTTTTGTATGAAAACAGAAGTTTTAGAAATGACAATTCAATTCACAAATTTCTATTTATGGATAGTCCCAGTGCCAAATTATGGGCAATTGCGGCACTTGGTTTTGTATGAAAACAGAAGTTGCTGTTTAACAATAACCATAAAAGTTTTAGAAATGTACAACTTCAAAGACTGCTAAATTATGAAAATTTCCTTAATTGCAGTTGACAATTCAACCAATATTTGCCCACTCTTGGTGCCTTCATCGTCTTTCTTTTGTTACATCTTTAAGAATAGAGTCACTTCACCAGTAACATCCtttttaaaagaaagaaaattacatgACATAGAATCATATGATAGGTCCTTCAAGCAATGTGCTGTTTGCAACCAACAAAAACaacaaaatggaaaaaaaaaaaatcaacaggaataATTTGACAGGTGAGCATCAATTGGCAATGGTAGTCACCATTCTAAGAATATGCAACCAAGGCATTTTGCCTTGTGCCTTACAATGGCTTAAAAGGTTAGTATCAAGCAAGAATGTTTTAGCTGTGACGTTGTAAAGAATAGTGATCACACGTAAAAATGGATTTTGACAAAATAACACCTAATATAGTTAAAGTAATCATGACAGTCTTGAGGAAAAAGAAGTACACATTAGCTACAACTCAGGCTTCTGGTTATTAATTGAAAATTTAGTATGACATCATTAGCAAATCAATAAGAAAAGTAGCCTAAATTCCTCTAAAGAAGCCTCCAATCCACAGTTGATGATCAAATGGGTGCCTCAATGCTAAGAGGTAGAAGAAGCAATTCCATTTCATTAACACAGTAAGTTGATATAGCCTTTCACAGAATGTTAAGATATTTTTCCATTTTCAATGGAAAATACAAGCAAATAGCTTAAACCTGAAGGCAAATAGTGGAGAAACATACATGATACAAGTTCCAAAATATTCACTTTGAATAGGGATACATGTTAAAGATGGTAATCATCAATTTCTTAATGAGCCTTGAGTTTTACAGACCCAGCCAGTAAACACAACTTACACGAACTAATATTCATtcaatcaaaattttcatatttgttgTCTTGCAGTGCTTCATACAGAGCATATTATCCCACCAAACAATAACATTAAGTGCATATCATTTCCCAGGGAAGATGAAACTACCCACAATAACATTAAGTGCTCAATTAAGATTGCATGTAAGAAGCAAACTTATCAACCACAGGTCATACAAGGAGTTGGAAATTCAACATGCAGGTGCATACAATGCTATCCTTTTCGGTTAAGAGAGCACCATTCCAATaagaaacaagaataaaaaagctAAGTCATGCAAACTTTTAGTGCTTCTACAATTAAAAGCATACTACGACTTTGTCCTTTCTAACATATACGCCTGGATattgacccaaaaaaaaaaaaaaaaccaattatCATGGGTTTCAAGAGAGAGATCAGAACAAGgtttggtgtaccgctcggtacaagcagtacgtaccagtccgatagAGGACCGATATGGGCAGTACATCGGTACACCccagtgtaccatgtgtcagtacgcTCGGTACAATTTGGTACGTACCATATTGATAGCTGGTTGATACACCGGTATTGACCGATAATGCGAATCATGGATCAGAGTATATTTTTAGTAAGAATCTTAATCTATCCAATCAATGAGTAAATAACTGTTATGAGCATGGTAAAGAATACAGTGGATGATCCTTGTTTCAAGCCACCATCATTCCAGGTGCCACTACTTAGTCCACAACCGTTACAAGATGTGACTTTTGGATGATAAACTTTATCAGAAAAGAAGAGTATTATTAGCCTCCAAACCGCAGAGTATGAATTCAA
This Musa acuminata AAA Group cultivar baxijiao chromosome BXJ1-2, Cavendish_Baxijiao_AAA, whole genome shotgun sequence DNA region includes the following protein-coding sequences:
- the LOC135597644 gene encoding pre-mRNA cleavage factor Im 25 kDa subunit 2 — protein: MVTSSVVNTYPLSNYTFGTKEPKMEKDTSVADRLARMKVNYMKEGMRTSVEGILLVQEHNHPHILLLQIGNTFCKLPGGRLKPGENEIEGLKRKLCSKLAANSPSFLPNWQIGECVATWWRPNFETVMYPYCPPHITKPKECKKLFLVHLSEREYFAVPKNLKLLAVPLFELYDNVQRYGPVISTIPQQLSRFQFNMVTS
- the LOC135611381 gene encoding WD repeat-containing protein RUP2-like, with translation MLRGLVRTSPRHRRRRRYQLGGIARKIRIYSLRTLLPPEGHAGGAAAFYGHSTACDFYICTPAKLGSLQWLPASGCRVLGSGDYDGVVTESDEERRVEVFERDEHAGRHVRSVDYSPDGSSARRGDATAQQWDTRRGGKGCVGVARPGAAVCGVEFDPGGGPWVGVGSDDRHAYVYDVRAVSAGPVAVLAVHGRAVTYVRFAGGPGRAVVSSGTDGSHRLWDWVGGGGGGGVEEVRAYSGHANALRFVGMSVWRTGGGARVRPPVGGEPIWVRGFEEHGREAEGGFVSAISWRQAGETEAQEASKVLAGGSNGALQAFVCFERRMLGQPSLPVAEGRWHQSWQLEHRRTKWVSFR